Proteins from one Ketobacter alkanivorans genomic window:
- a CDS encoding extracellular solute-binding protein: MKKRVMNILSPVFTLALSAMALGGIAGCSDQDSAKSEAEAGQPTEIVVYSSRNEHLVKPLFDRFTDETGIKISYITDGEGPLMARLQAEAERTPADLLITVDAGNLWQAANMGLLQSTESEVLEQNIPAKYQDSENRWFGLSIRARTIVYSTERVKPEELSTYENLATAAWDGRLCLRTSKKVYNQSLVATLIERHGEQRTEEIVKGWVDNLVTDVFPNDTSLMEAIVAGQCDVGIVNTYYFGRMQAEDPAIPMALFWPNQLTSGVHVNVSGAGVTRHAKHPAQARQLLEWLAQGEAQAMFGGLNMEYPVNPAVPVDDLVKSWGEFKADDLNVEVAGRRQAEAIKLMDRAGYR; the protein is encoded by the coding sequence ATGAAAAAGCGTGTAATGAATATCCTTTCGCCGGTTTTTACGCTGGCCCTGTCAGCGATGGCGCTCGGTGGGATCGCAGGATGCAGCGATCAGGATAGCGCCAAGTCAGAGGCGGAAGCCGGGCAACCTACTGAAATAGTAGTGTATTCGTCACGTAATGAGCATTTGGTCAAGCCTCTGTTTGACCGCTTCACCGATGAAACCGGCATCAAGATCTCCTACATTACCGATGGCGAAGGCCCCCTCATGGCGCGTTTGCAGGCCGAAGCCGAGCGGACCCCCGCAGATCTGCTGATCACGGTAGACGCCGGTAATCTCTGGCAGGCGGCCAATATGGGCCTGTTGCAGTCCACCGAGTCCGAGGTGTTGGAACAGAATATCCCGGCCAAATATCAGGATTCCGAGAATCGCTGGTTCGGTCTGTCCATCCGGGCGCGCACCATTGTCTACTCCACTGAACGGGTTAAACCGGAAGAACTTTCCACCTATGAAAACCTGGCGACCGCAGCCTGGGATGGCCGCCTGTGTCTGCGTACGTCCAAAAAAGTGTATAACCAGTCGCTGGTGGCGACCCTGATTGAGCGCCATGGCGAGCAACGTACCGAAGAGATCGTGAAAGGCTGGGTGGATAACTTGGTCACCGATGTGTTCCCTAACGACACCTCGCTGATGGAGGCCATTGTGGCAGGGCAGTGTGATGTGGGCATCGTGAACACCTACTATTTTGGTCGCATGCAGGCAGAGGACCCAGCCATCCCCATGGCATTGTTCTGGCCCAACCAGCTTACCTCGGGAGTACATGTGAACGTTTCCGGTGCCGGTGTTACCCGACATGCCAAGCACCCCGCCCAGGCAAGGCAACTGCTGGAGTGGTTGGCCCAAGGAGAAGCCCAGGCCATGTTTGGTGGCCTCAATATGGAGTATCCGGTTAACCCGGCAGTGCCAGTGGATGATCTGGTGAAATCCTGGGGCGAGTTCAAAGCCGATGATCTGAACGTGGAAGTGGCAGGTCGACGGCAGGCTGAAGCCATCAAGTTGATGGATCGTGCCGGTTACCGCTAA
- a CDS encoding FAD-dependent monooxygenase: MTLSSQPDLLIVGAGMAGLTLAAALADQPLSILVIDPNVPAAPQQWPDHFDPRVSALTHASENILRRLGAWDAIANTRVAPFAHMDVWDGDGTGNIQFHANEAGAEHLGHIVENRVTTHALFQRVQGAANIEFRALGLEKILEGEMGGWRIQLSDGSDITPTLMIGADGGRSRVRDQLGFRCRTWAYGQSAIVTTVTTEKPHGDTARQVFLESGPLAFLPLREQSNQRGACLSSIVWTLNDDQLKAKLALTDADFCQQLERAFEQRLGKVVHADPRFAFPLVQNHAVDYIQPGVALIGDAAHTIHPLAGQGINLGFLDAAVLAEEIQRALGHELPLDDFSVLRRYQRRRKPHNLMLMSTMEGFKRLFGADIPPLRVARNVGMSFFNRHSLIKGQIMARAMGMEGDLPQLAQPGLVADF; the protein is encoded by the coding sequence ATGACTCTATCTTCGCAACCGGATCTGCTGATCGTGGGTGCCGGTATGGCCGGGCTGACCCTGGCGGCGGCACTGGCCGATCAGCCCCTCTCCATTCTGGTGATCGATCCCAATGTGCCTGCGGCTCCCCAGCAATGGCCCGATCACTTTGATCCGCGGGTCAGTGCGCTTACCCATGCCTCCGAAAACATCCTGCGCCGCTTGGGTGCCTGGGATGCCATTGCCAACACGCGGGTGGCTCCCTTCGCCCATATGGACGTGTGGGATGGCGATGGCACCGGCAACATCCAGTTTCACGCCAACGAGGCAGGGGCCGAGCATCTGGGCCACATTGTCGAGAATCGTGTCACCACCCATGCCCTGTTCCAGCGGGTGCAAGGGGCCGCCAACATTGAATTTCGCGCCCTGGGGCTGGAGAAAATCCTTGAGGGTGAGATGGGTGGCTGGCGTATCCAATTATCCGATGGCAGTGACATCACACCAACGCTGATGATCGGGGCCGATGGTGGCCGTTCCCGGGTGCGGGATCAGTTGGGTTTTCGCTGCCGCACCTGGGCGTATGGCCAGAGCGCCATCGTCACCACCGTCACCACTGAAAAGCCCCACGGCGATACAGCGCGACAGGTGTTTCTGGAAAGCGGCCCGCTTGCGTTTCTGCCGTTGCGAGAGCAAAGCAATCAGCGTGGCGCTTGTTTGTCTTCCATCGTCTGGACCTTAAATGACGATCAGCTGAAAGCGAAGCTGGCACTGACCGACGCCGACTTTTGCCAGCAACTGGAGCGTGCATTCGAACAGCGTCTGGGCAAGGTGGTTCATGCCGATCCACGCTTTGCCTTCCCCTTGGTGCAGAATCATGCGGTGGATTACATCCAGCCCGGTGTGGCGCTGATTGGCGATGCCGCCCACACCATTCACCCGCTGGCGGGGCAGGGCATCAACCTGGGGTTTCTGGATGCGGCCGTGCTGGCAGAAGAGATCCAGCGCGCCCTGGGCCACGAATTACCACTGGATGATTTCAGCGTGCTGCGTCGCTACCAGCGCCGTCGCAAACCCCATAACTTGATGCTGATGTCCACCATGGAAGGCTTCAAGCGGCTGTTTGGAGCAGACATCCCGCCGCTGCGGGTGGCGCGTAATGTCGGTATGTCGTTCTTCAATCGTCACAGCCTGATCAAGGGCCAGATCATGGCCCGAGCCATGGGCATGGAAGGGGATCTGCCGCAATTGGCCCAACCGGGGCTGGTGGCGGATTTTTAA
- a CDS encoding sensor histidine kinase, whose product MSLEGLLNQLLNCGWDEDKTDPIQLRRIRTITGTSLLLILLGIPFLLRAYEWHISLRMVTVPAAMLLAITSIAVLGWFKNYHISTQLVVLAIYVAGAGAVLTSGGVGTSAVGWWFLVPLLAGLLRGMSSGLSWGAIVLLSMYACYWAEGHGIPLPDLTPPEHVAAQQLMQALGVTCATLILISNYLGQIGHSERILAEHNERLSRQVERAETAERELTVAVESKTRFLANMSHEMKTPLNAILGFSKRLQHRASDKLDEREQLALGQVVNHSGNMLALVNDLLALAQLDAETPQEPKRSPLDLKELLVRTTQELAPVAGRFDLQLMMEAEDSLVIEANGEQITQAVGALVRHALMYAKQGVVRLTLGEMTQGALIQVLYPGELSEAGKQRLFDRYNHLHSQNGRDVGMSGLALALAQEHVLLHGGRIGVSSDPAASNVCFNLYLPS is encoded by the coding sequence GTGTCGTTGGAGGGATTGCTGAATCAGCTGCTGAATTGCGGTTGGGATGAGGATAAAACCGATCCCATCCAGTTGCGGCGTATTCGTACCATCACTGGCACATCTCTTCTGCTTATATTGTTGGGTATTCCTTTTCTGCTGCGTGCCTACGAATGGCACATTTCCTTGCGCATGGTTACGGTGCCTGCGGCCATGCTGCTGGCGATCACATCCATCGCTGTCTTGGGTTGGTTTAAGAATTATCACATCAGTACCCAGTTGGTGGTCTTGGCCATTTATGTGGCCGGTGCCGGTGCTGTATTAACCAGTGGCGGGGTTGGCACCTCGGCGGTGGGTTGGTGGTTTCTGGTGCCGTTGCTGGCGGGGTTGCTGCGGGGAATGAGCAGCGGCCTGAGCTGGGGTGCCATAGTGCTGCTTTCTATGTATGCCTGCTACTGGGCCGAAGGCCACGGAATTCCGCTTCCGGATCTGACGCCGCCTGAACACGTTGCCGCCCAGCAGTTGATGCAAGCCCTGGGTGTGACCTGTGCCACCCTGATATTGATCAGTAATTACCTCGGCCAGATCGGCCACTCCGAGCGGATCCTGGCAGAGCACAATGAACGTCTGTCCAGGCAGGTGGAGCGGGCAGAGACTGCCGAACGTGAGCTGACGGTGGCGGTGGAATCGAAAACCCGCTTTCTGGCCAATATGAGCCATGAGATGAAAACCCCCCTGAATGCCATTCTGGGGTTTTCCAAACGCCTGCAGCACCGGGCGTCGGATAAGCTCGATGAGCGCGAGCAATTGGCCCTGGGCCAGGTAGTGAATCACTCAGGTAATATGCTTGCCCTGGTCAACGACCTGCTTGCTCTGGCGCAACTGGATGCAGAGACTCCTCAAGAGCCGAAACGCAGCCCGCTGGATCTGAAGGAGTTGTTGGTGCGCACAACCCAGGAGCTGGCACCGGTGGCGGGCAGGTTTGATCTGCAATTGATGATGGAGGCTGAGGACAGCCTGGTGATCGAGGCCAATGGTGAACAGATCACACAGGCAGTCGGCGCGCTGGTTCGTCATGCGCTCATGTATGCCAAGCAGGGAGTGGTGCGTCTTACACTCGGTGAGATGACCCAAGGTGCTCTGATTCAGGTGCTGTACCCTGGCGAATTGTCGGAGGCCGGCAAACAGCGTCTGTTCGATCGTTATAATCACCTGCACAGTCAGAACGGCCGCGACGTGGGGATGTCTGGCCTGGCGCTGGCCCTGGCGCAGGAGCATGTGCTGCTGCACGGTGGGCGCATTGGCGTCAGTTCCGATCCGGCGGCCAGCAATGTCTGTTTCAATCTTTACCTACCGAGTTGA
- a CDS encoding sensor histidine kinase codes for MTFNQFLNWGWDPATTDPRQMRRVRTLVSACLLLILIGIPFVARAIQWDLPIRQAFLGTAVSFGLLALWLLRVQRFTLSVHSLAFGVYLGGLNQYLTVGGLESGAVAWWLIVPLIGGLLMGLRTGLVWIVIALLSSLILFYLETHGHTFPNLTPPEARNAQRVVLVVGEFLAVLILMTAYLTQIETSERSLAQKNASLQQQVARAESAEAAAVEASAAKTRFLANMTHELRTPLNSILGFSRRVSQQLDAQLNERQRDGLQLVVDNGEQMLRLVSDLLELSELEAGKLQLGRSAMNLRETVSLLLPDMQRKAGQFGLDVVADAPLPEVLIHGDLSRLKRALETLLRHAVQYCPQGVIRVSGQISGQAVGEQRWVMRVHCEQLCFNDEQLQRIFDRYDHLHSLSERPDLVSGLAMVLAREFVRRHGGDLQVSPHPQRGTLYQLTLPCG; via the coding sequence ATGACATTTAACCAGTTTCTGAATTGGGGGTGGGATCCAGCCACCACCGACCCCCGGCAAATGCGCCGTGTGCGTACGCTGGTGTCTGCCTGTCTGCTGTTAATCCTGATCGGCATTCCTTTTGTTGCTCGCGCTATCCAGTGGGATCTACCCATCCGTCAGGCTTTTCTGGGCACCGCAGTGAGTTTCGGGTTATTGGCTTTGTGGCTGCTGCGCGTGCAGCGCTTTACCCTCAGTGTGCACAGTTTGGCGTTCGGGGTGTATTTGGGGGGGTTGAATCAATATCTCACTGTAGGTGGGCTGGAGTCCGGTGCGGTGGCCTGGTGGCTGATCGTACCGTTGATTGGCGGCCTGTTGATGGGGCTGCGTACGGGGCTGGTGTGGATCGTGATCGCTCTGCTTTCCAGTCTGATCCTGTTCTACCTTGAAACCCATGGCCACACCTTCCCCAATCTGACTCCGCCAGAGGCCCGCAATGCCCAGCGCGTGGTGCTGGTGGTGGGTGAGTTCCTGGCGGTGCTGATATTGATGACCGCTTACCTGACTCAGATCGAAACCTCGGAACGCAGCCTGGCGCAGAAGAATGCATCGTTGCAGCAACAAGTGGCGCGAGCAGAAAGCGCCGAAGCGGCCGCAGTGGAGGCTTCCGCTGCCAAAACCCGCTTTCTGGCCAACATGACCCACGAGCTGCGCACGCCGCTTAACTCTATTCTGGGGTTCTCCCGCCGGGTTTCGCAGCAGTTGGATGCCCAGCTCAACGAGCGGCAGCGAGACGGCCTGCAACTGGTGGTGGATAACGGCGAGCAAATGTTGCGGCTGGTGTCGGATCTGCTGGAACTGTCGGAGCTTGAAGCAGGCAAATTGCAGCTCGGGCGCAGCGCAATGAATCTGCGTGAAACCGTGAGCCTGTTGTTGCCTGACATGCAGCGTAAGGCCGGTCAGTTTGGCCTTGATGTCGTGGCAGATGCCCCTCTGCCCGAAGTGCTGATCCATGGCGATCTGTCCCGTCTAAAGCGGGCGCTGGAAACCCTGTTGCGACATGCGGTGCAATATTGCCCGCAAGGGGTTATACGTGTCTCAGGACAGATCAGTGGGCAGGCCGTAGGTGAACAGCGCTGGGTGATGCGGGTGCATTGCGAACAGCTTTGTTTCAACGATGAGCAGCTGCAACGCATATTTGATCGGTACGATCACCTGCACAGTCTGTCCGAGCGGCCTGATCTGGTATCCGGTTTGGCCATGGTGCTGGCCCGTGAGTTCGTGCGTCGTCATGGGGGCGACTTGCAGGTAAGCCCGCATCCGCAGCGGGGAACCCTCTACCAATTAACTCTGCCGTGCGGTTAA
- the pepP gene encoding Xaa-Pro aminopeptidase, with protein MSITKKEFAERRQQLMNMMEPNSIAIVPAAPMRTRSRDTEYPYRQDSDFFYLSGFAEPEAVLVLVPGREHGEYVMFCRERDRDMEIWNGYRAGPEGVVKQYGADDAFPIGDIDEILPGLLEGTDRVYYLMGRDKEFDTQVMEWVNTIRAKVRSGAHPPGEFIALDHLLHDMRLYKSKAEVRLMQQAADMSASAHVRAMEKCRPGMMEFQLEAEFLHEFGRHGSRFPAYSSIVGGGANACILHYIDNVNELKAGDLVLIDAGAEYQHYAADITRTFPVDGQYSPEQRALYEVVLKAQLAAIKQVKPGNHWNQPHEAAVKELTKGLVALGLLQGKVNELIENEAYRRFYMHRTGHWLGMDVHDVGDYKVGDAWRELEPGMVLTVEPGLYVAPDDDTVDPKWRGIGIRIEDDVLVTEKGRKVLTSKVPKDPDEIEALMAKARTAKRAAAKKTKRVA; from the coding sequence ATGAGCATAACCAAGAAAGAATTTGCCGAACGTCGCCAGCAACTCATGAACATGATGGAGCCCAACTCCATCGCCATTGTTCCTGCTGCACCCATGCGCACCCGCAGCCGGGATACCGAATACCCCTATCGCCAGGACAGTGACTTTTTTTACCTGAGCGGCTTTGCCGAACCTGAGGCCGTGCTGGTGCTGGTGCCCGGGCGTGAACACGGTGAGTACGTGATGTTCTGCCGGGAGCGGGATCGGGATATGGAGATCTGGAACGGCTATCGGGCCGGGCCGGAAGGGGTGGTGAAGCAATACGGGGCCGACGATGCCTTCCCCATCGGCGATATCGACGAGATCCTGCCGGGGCTGCTGGAAGGCACCGATCGGGTCTACTACCTGATGGGGCGGGATAAGGAGTTCGACACGCAAGTGATGGAATGGGTGAACACCATCCGCGCCAAGGTGCGCAGCGGCGCTCATCCGCCGGGGGAGTTTATTGCCCTGGATCACCTGCTGCACGACATGCGTTTGTATAAGAGCAAAGCAGAGGTACGTTTGATGCAGCAGGCCGCCGATATGAGCGCCTCGGCCCATGTGCGGGCCATGGAGAAGTGTCGGCCGGGGATGATGGAGTTTCAGCTGGAGGCGGAGTTTTTACATGAATTCGGTCGTCACGGCAGCCGGTTCCCGGCCTATTCCAGCATTGTGGGGGGCGGTGCCAATGCCTGCATCCTGCATTACATTGATAACGTGAATGAGCTGAAAGCGGGGGATCTGGTGCTGATTGATGCGGGGGCCGAATACCAGCATTACGCGGCGGATATTACCCGTACTTTCCCGGTGGACGGCCAATACAGCCCCGAGCAGCGCGCCCTGTATGAGGTGGTGTTGAAGGCGCAGTTGGCGGCCATCAAGCAGGTTAAACCCGGCAATCACTGGAACCAGCCCCACGAGGCGGCGGTGAAAGAACTCACCAAAGGGCTGGTGGCTCTGGGCCTGTTGCAAGGCAAAGTGAACGAGCTGATCGAAAACGAAGCCTATCGTCGCTTTTACATGCATCGTACCGGCCATTGGCTGGGCATGGATGTGCACGATGTGGGCGACTACAAAGTGGGGGATGCCTGGCGCGAACTGGAGCCGGGCATGGTGCTGACGGTGGAGCCGGGCCTGTATGTGGCACCGGACGACGATACGGTAGACCCGAAATGGCGTGGCATCGGTATTCGTATTGAAGACGATGTGCTGGTGACGGAGAAGGGCCGCAAAGTACTGACCAGCAAGGTGCCGAAAGATCCCGATGAGATCGAAGCCCTGATGGCCAAAGCCCGCACCGCAAAACGCGCCGCTGCCAAGAAAACCAAGCGGGTTGCCTGA
- the ubiH gene encoding 2-octaprenyl-6-methoxyphenyl hydroxylase translates to MDIIIMGGGLVGASLAACLARDPKINIAVVEKFAPQPQDPHGQGDAESQVLHPSYDARNTALANGTCHVFDQLGLWQSMREYAVPIHTIDITNQGRFGRAVIRAEEERVRALGYVIENRYMGKFLSEHLQSCPNVQYLAPAEIGGLHYEGDQIVASVEVDGRWEMFKSPLVVIADGAQSQGRELLGIGAQVTSYDQVAIVTAVTPDRPHNNLALERFTDTGPLAVLPQTDNRWGLTWCLDQARADELMAADDATFMRALEQAAGSAIGNLTKVGRRFTYPLALTLAKEQVRPNAVVLGNAAHGLHPVAGQGLNMAMRDVAVLVQTLSEARTRGQSWGDFTLLNRYLQQREQDQFNTIQFSDKLTKLFSNRNPLLSMARNSGLLLFDTLGGTKRFVARHAMGRSVSTTLPEVAS, encoded by the coding sequence ATGGACATTATCATCATGGGTGGCGGCCTGGTGGGAGCCTCGTTGGCCGCCTGTCTGGCCCGCGACCCTAAGATCAATATCGCTGTGGTGGAGAAGTTCGCGCCGCAGCCGCAAGATCCGCACGGGCAGGGCGATGCCGAATCCCAGGTGCTGCACCCCAGTTACGATGCCCGCAACACCGCATTGGCCAACGGCACCTGTCATGTGTTCGATCAGCTGGGCCTGTGGCAATCCATGCGCGAATACGCTGTGCCCATCCACACCATCGACATCACCAATCAAGGCCGTTTTGGTCGCGCCGTGATCCGGGCTGAGGAGGAGCGGGTGCGGGCCCTGGGCTATGTGATCGAGAATCGTTACATGGGGAAGTTTCTGTCAGAGCATTTGCAGAGTTGTCCCAATGTGCAGTATCTGGCCCCGGCGGAAATCGGCGGCCTGCATTACGAAGGCGACCAGATCGTGGCCTCGGTAGAGGTGGATGGCCGCTGGGAAATGTTCAAGTCGCCCCTGGTGGTGATCGCCGATGGGGCTCAATCCCAAGGCCGTGAACTGTTGGGCATCGGTGCGCAGGTTACCAGCTATGATCAGGTGGCCATTGTTACCGCTGTGACCCCGGATCGTCCGCACAATAACCTGGCATTAGAACGCTTTACTGATACCGGCCCCCTGGCCGTGTTGCCACAAACAGACAATCGCTGGGGCCTGACCTGGTGTCTTGATCAGGCGCGGGCCGATGAGTTGATGGCCGCCGATGATGCCACCTTTATGCGCGCGCTGGAACAGGCCGCCGGTTCTGCCATAGGTAATCTTACCAAAGTGGGTCGGCGCTTTACTTACCCGCTGGCATTGACCTTGGCCAAAGAGCAGGTGCGCCCTAATGCAGTGGTGCTAGGCAATGCTGCCCACGGCCTGCATCCGGTGGCGGGGCAGGGCCTGAATATGGCCATGCGGGATGTGGCGGTGCTGGTGCAGACCTTAAGCGAGGCCCGTACGCGGGGTCAGAGCTGGGGTGATTTCACATTGCTTAACCGCTACCTGCAACAGCGCGAGCAGGATCAGTTCAATACCATCCAGTTTTCCGACAAGCTCACCAAACTGTTCAGCAATCGTAACCCGCTGCTGAGCATGGCCCGTAATAGCGGCCTGCTGCTATTTGATACCCTTGGCGGCACCAAGCGTTTTGTGGCCCGTCACGCCATGGGGCGATCCGTGTCCACTACGCTGCCGGAGGTGGCTTCATGA